The genomic DNA GGAGTTTTCGGCCGGCTGCCGAAATACTTTCAGATCTTGGTATTAGATCTGTGGTATTGATCACGAACAATCCGGAAAAGGCCGAGGATCTTCGGAGATTCTCGATCACTGTTTCCGAAACTAAGGAGATGACGATCTGAAATACATCGACCGCATTTTTTCACAGAAGCTCGAGCGGACCGAGGCCCGTGCGAATGCCGATTTTGTTGACACGCGGGCACGCTTGACGCCGGAGAGCGGTGCGGCGTGGATCGAGGTTGGCGGGGCGTATGCGATGTTTGACGGGGCTGAATCGCCGCTGACGCAGACGTTTGGGCTTGGGATATTTGAGGACGCGACGGCCGAACATCTCGACGAGATCGAGGCGTTCTTTCGCGAACGCGAAGCTCCGGTCTTTCATGAGGTCAGTCCGATGACCGATCCGTCGTTGATGACGCTGCTCGGCGAGCGTGGATATCGCCCCGTAGAGCTGACGAGCGTAATGTATCGCGAACTCTCGTCCGACGTTGCCAGACGCGAACGCCGCCCCGAACTCAAAACGCGTGTCATCACGCCAGACGAGGTCGAGCTTTGGGCGCGGACCTCGGCCGACGCCTGGCGGACCGAGCACGAAGCCCTGGGCGAATTTATGTTCAATTTCGGATCGGTCAGCGCGCAGTGCAGCGGGGCGTCTCCCTACATCGCCGAGCTCGAAGGCCGGGCGATCGCGACCGGGATGCTCTTTATCTACGACGATATCTGCATGCTCGCCGGTGCCAGCACCTTGCCCGACGAACGCAATCAGGGCGCCCAGACCGCTCTTCTCGAAGACCGCCTCGACTTCGCCGCATCCAACGGCTGCAAACTAGCCATCATGGGCACCGCCCCCGGCAGCCAGTCCCAACGCAACGCCCAAAAAAACGGCTTCTAAATCGCCTACAGCCGAACAAAATGGCAGTTAATTGAATAGTTCTTTTCAGAACTACGGGATTTTGGGGACTCTTTATCTTAATTCGCCTTGTTAATCCTGTCACGTGAGTTGACAAACATGCTCCGTTCCCTCATTCTAGACATGGGTCACCGTTACGGTGATTTCAAAGTTGATCTTTCTCATTTTCTTCTATAGTTGCAAGCAGCTTTCCAAGGGTCGGCGAGTTTCTATTCGACGACCTTACCGAACTATACGTTCGGAGCTAATGACGCGCGAAAGCGTGTCGCGGCACTTGCCGAATTTTCGCGGAGCGCATGCCTTATCGTAACTAACAAGGTGTAGCACGGGCTAAACTGGTAACAGTTCGGGTTTCTTACTAGTTTCAGTAGGCATCGAACCCGTTGGCCGACGTTAGGAAGGTAAGAATTTTGAAACGCTCTGTAAATGAATCGCCCGATTCAAATCGTCCTGTGCGGAAAGCGTTGCTTGGAAACGCGGCGACATTTCGCCGTATAGGAGGAAATTTAATGACGAAGAGTCAACAGATAAGAGCAGTTGTCAGCATCATCGACAAGTTGCTTAGATACGATTACGAATCCGGACAGAAGGCACTTCTGTTCTCAGCCAGGAAAAGGTTGATAGGATTGTCGAGGAAACGAACGATCGATAGTGCAGAACTTCGAAGGTCGGTCGAAGAAATTTCCAACATGATTTTTGATGCGTTTTACTTGGATGAAGACGAAGTTGATTCTTTGAGTTCGAGGGCGATTCAATTTACTTTTATTTCTCGATGGATTTCGGAAAAGCACTTAGAGTGGCACGGGCAATTTCGGGAATGCAACAAGCCGAAGTTGCCGAGAAGTCGGGACTTGACGCCAGTTACGTATCACTTATTGAATCTGGTAAGAGACGTCCGGGCCCAGAGGCAATAGCGTCTTTAAGTTCTGCATTGGAAATGCCTGTGTCACTCTTTAAGATGCTCGCGACCGAACGAGGAGACGTGAAGGGTGAGAAAGCCGAAGATTTACGTAGTCTAGCTAGTGCTCTCGCCGAACTTCTATTGAAGCCAAAAGTCTCTTAATGCCTTGAGCAGTGAGCATTCCACAATTATCAATCGTCAGTGTAAATGACCTTGCCCAGCGACTTCGTATTGATCCGAAGAAGTTGAGACACATTGCAGCGCATGCTGGGGATTACTACAAGCCGTTTAAGCAAAGGAAGAAGCCGAAACCATTTGCAAAAAAATCAAAGCCTGCCAAAGTTCGAGAAATCGATAACCCGTCAGAGTTATTGAAAACTATTCAAAGGCGAATTTGCGATAACTTGCTTTGCGGGGTGCCCTGGCCCGAGCACGTTTTCGGCGGTATCAAAGAAAGGAATACGGTAAAGAACGCCAAACTTCACCTAGGGAACGAAAAGCTCGTTACAATCGACATCCGAAGCTATTTTCCTAGTATTTCTAATAAGGTCATTTACGACATTTGGTTTCGATTTCTCGGATGTGGCTCGGAAGTCTCCGCTATGTTGACCCAGCTCACGACGTTCCGGCGTCGTTTGCCGCAGGGAGCGCCAACAAGTACAGCTTTAGCCAATCTCGTTCTAATTTCCATCGACGGCGAACTCGTCGAATTTTGTCGGCAAAATTCAATAACTTACACAACCTGGGTTGACGATTTAGCGTTTTCGGGTGAAAACGCGGAATTGGCTCTTGAGAAGGCGATTTCGTCTCTGCGACGAGCAGGACTCCGTGTTGCCAGAAACAAAGTTAAGGTAATGCGTGGCAGTAAGCCGCAAATACTGATGAATCAAACTTTAAACAACTCGATGGGCGTAAATAAGATCTATCGCTCGAATGTCCGATCGGCCATTAACAAACTGGTAACGCACCCGCCGCTTAACCTGAAGGAACAGTTTGCTTCGATAAATTCGAAAATTCGGTATGTCGACACAATTAACAAGAACCAAGCCCGGGCGTTGACGAAGAATTTGAATTCGACGCTCAATCGAATTAAGAACAGCAGCCTAAGTCCATATACTAAGGCGATCTAATTGAAATGTGGAAACTGGTGTCCGGCCCGCGAATCTGTTGCTGGATTCTTTTCGCCGACGGCGACAGGACGCTAAAGGTTATCGCTGGACCGAGCGGTCTGGGGGAAGGTGATCTATTTCGGGGAGAGTAGGATCTGTTCCGGACGGATACTGGTTTATGGCGGAGAGAAGAAAATTTGTTTCGGGGAGAGAATGATCTGGTCGGGAAAGAGGTTTTTCCGGGGCGGGCTTTTTTGTTTTTGGGGGAGATCGGTTTCTGAAAAGGGCGGGGAATTTTTGGCGGAGAGAGATCGAAAGTGGGTTGGGAAGAGATAGAATTTTTTGGGGGAAAGATCGAAAAGTTTTTTGGGGAATTTTGTTTCGATCTATAGGAGTTAGTTACTTTTAGGTTAGGGATTTTCTTTTAGGAATCGGGGATTTTTGTGGGAGCGGGAGAAGATATTTTTTGGTGATCTCGCGAAAGGCAGTAAATACGGGCATTTGGGGCGTTTTTGGTGCGAAAATAAAATGTTGACATTTGGAATTTAAAATTATTATTCTGTTTTTGGAAGCGTCGCACCTCCCGCATCCGCAGCGATGTCCGGCTTCCAAAACTCTGGCCAACCCCGGCCGTTTTTCCCAAGCCACGTATCCAAAATACGTAAGGAGGATCAGCTATGGCTAGATCATTTTGGTGGCCTTCGACGTTGGCCGACCAGGTACTATTGTTAGAAAACGTTATCGCGAAGATCGGCGGATATGCCGCGACGCTCGGCTGGACAGCCGGCCAGGTCACCGACGCTATCACGCTCTGCAACATGATCATCAACGCGATCAACACGGCGAATCAGTGCCGCTCGACGGCACAGGCCGTCACCAACTGGCGCGACATCGTGCTGTACGGCGAACCAAGGGGAATTGTCGCCCCGACCGCTCCCGTATTCCCGGTCATCGACGGCTCGGCGTTCACCCGCGGCACGGTCGATCAGTTTTTCGATCTGCGTGATCAGATAGTCGCAAACAACGGCTACACGCTCGCGATGGGCGAAGACCTCGGCCTCGTCGGCGCCGAACAGCAGGGATTGATCCCGTCCGAGACCGCTCCTGAGCTCAGGACCGTTTCGGCCAGCACGAACATGGTCACCATCAACGGCAGCATGCAGGGCCTGCCGGTCATGCGTGTCGAATACGCCGCCAAGGGCCAGACGTACGGTACGGTCGCCATCGTGACCAATCTGCCCGCGACGTTCGAAGTGCCGATGGCCGATCCCGATAACCCCGAGGTCGGTACCATCCGCTCGATATTCGTCAGGAAAAACGCCGATTTCGGCAACTATTCGCCAAACTACGACGTGACGCTGGCGTAGGCGAACCACCCCGCCCGCAAAGCCGGGCACCCCTCCTTTCCCAAGGAGGGGAGCTTTAGCTGAAATTTAGCCACGAATTGCACGAAAAGACACGAATGGGAGAAGATCCCGTTCGTGTTTTTTTGTGCTAAAATCGGTTAGTTTTTTGTAACACTAAGATAATTGAATTCTAAGATTTGAGCAGAAGCGGCAGGTGCGAGGCTTATGATCGAAACCATTCAACACGATGACGGACGCGTTGAGCTGAATGACGAGGCTCTGCGGGAGATCGAGGGGTCGGCGCTGTTTAACGAGGATCTCGCTCCGGTGCCGGTTAAAGAGCGTAATTGGACGACGTACAACTACGCCGCTCTCTGGATCTCGATGGCCCATTGCATTCCGACGTATATGATGGCCTCGGGGCTGATCTCGGCTGGGATGAACTGGTGGCAGGCTCTGTTTACGATCCTGCTCGGCAATGTCATCGTGCTTGCGCCGATCTTGCTCAATTCGCATCCCGGAACGAAATACGGCATTCCGTTTCCCGTATTTGCCCGGGCGGCGTATGGAACGATGGGCTCGAATCTTCCGGCACTGATGCGCGCGATCGTGGCGTGCGGTTGGTTTGGGATCCAGGCGTGGATCGGCGGACAGGCGTTGCAGACCTTTTTCGCGGCGTTTATTCCGGGCTGGGCGACACTGCTCGGACCGGCGATCGGCGGCCACACGCCGACCGAGTGGCTATCCTTCCTGATCTTTTGGGCGATGAATATCGCCATTATATATAAGGGGATGAATCTGCTCAGGATCGTGGAGAATTGGGCGGCTCCTTATGTGATGGTGATGACCGGCCTGCTGTTGGCGTGGATCTTGTACCAGGCGGGCGGCGTTGGATTCCTGCTGAACGAGCCCGGCAAATTCCACTCGCTCGGTGAGTTTTGGCCCGTATTTGTCCCGTCGCTGACTGCTATGATCGGTTTTTGGGCGACTCTGAGCCTGAACATGCCGGACTTTACTCGATTCGGCAAGAGCCAGCGGGAACAGGCAGTCGGGCAAGTGGTTGCATTGCCGTCCACTATGGTTGTGTTTGCCGCAATGGGCGTGCTTATCACTTCAGCGGCATTGATCGTTTTCCCCCAATATGAACCCTGCCGATGCCTGGGATCCGGTCAAGCTTGTCGGCCAATTCACTCAGCCCGCGGTGGTCGCGATATCGATGTTCACAGTCGTCGTTGCGACGCTGTCAGTGAATATTGCCGCGAACGTCGTTTCTCCTGCCAATGACTTTGCCAATGCTTTCCCCAAGCTGATATCGTTCCGTACAGGCGGCCTTATTACCGGAATTATCGGTATCTTGATGATGCCATGGAAACTGCTTGCCGACCCGTCAGGATACATTTTTGGCTGGCTGGTTGGTTATTCGGGAGGACTTGGTTCTATTGCCGGCGTCTTGATAGCGGACTATTGGCTGGTCCGACGCAGAGAATTGAACCTTGGCGATCTATACCGAAACGGGGGAATTTACGGCGGTTGGAATTGGCGTGCCGTGTTTGCGACGCTTTTGGGTTGCTTTTTGCGTGGATAGGGTTGATAATTCCAAGTCTCAGAGTGCTATATGATTATGGATGGTTTGTAGGGTTTGGCGTTGGATTTGTAGTGCACTGGGCATTAATGGCGGTCGTTCCGCCGAGAGAAACCGGTAATAATGAAGTATCAGAGAGTTAAGAATTTTTACAACGGCGAGTTTGTTGACAGCAGTTCGTCCGAAGATCTGGATGTTATATCGCCGCTTGACGGCAATTTGCTGTCGACTGTTCCGATGTCGACCGTCGATGAATTAAATGCAGCGGTCGCTTCGGCGAAACATGCTTTTGAATCATGGAGCAAACTTCCGATCAAGGAACGCGTTCAGGTGTTTTTTCAATACCGAAATTTACTTGAAAGGAACTCTGACGAGCTGACAGCTCTTATTTCTGAGGAGAACGGCAAAACTTGGGACGAGGCAAAGGCTGAGGTGGATAAGAGCATCGAGCTGACCGAATTTGCGTGCTCGATGCCGCAGCTTGTTTCAAACGAAGTTTTGGAAGTGAGCCGCGGCGTGGAATGCAGGATCGAACATTTTCCGGTCGGTGTTGTCGCCTCGATCGCTCCGTTCAATTTTCCGCTGATGGTGCCTAATTGGACGATGCCGAATGCACTCGTTCTCGGCAACACGATGATCATGAAGCCGTCGGAACTTGTGCCGCTTTCTGTCCTTAGAATGGCTCAGCTATTGAAGGATGCCGGATTACCTGACGGGGTTTTCAATGTGATCAATGGCGGGAAAGAGATCGTCGAAGGGATCTGCGCTCACGAGGATATCGAGGCCGTCAGTTTTGTCGGATCGACAAAAGTCGCGAAGCTTGTTTACCAGCAAAGTACCAACGCTCTGAAACGATGTATTGCACTTGGCGGAGCGAAAAATCACTTATTTGTTCTGCCTGATGCCAATCCGTCGATGACGGCTTCGAATGTGACCGCGTCAATGTCGGGATGTGCCGGTCAACGCTGCATGGCCGCATCGGCGATGCTTGCGGTAGGGAATGTTGATTCGATCATCGACCAGATCTGTGTCGAGGCACGCAAGATCGTGCCCGGCCAGAATCTTGGAGCTGTCATATCACAGGCTGCGAAAGAGCGTATTGAAGGTTATATTTCTGAAGCCGAACGCGATGGAGCAAAGATCCTCGTCGATGGCCGCAATGCCGTTGTGAGCGGAAAAGAAGGCGGTACCTATGTTGGCCCAACTGTTATTGACTTTGTGACTCCGGAAATGTCCGTCGCGAACGAGGAGATCTTTGGACCGGTGATCTCCATTATGCGTACTGAAACGTTGGATGAGGCGATCAAGATCGAGAATGCGAACCCGTATGGCAATGCCGCAGCAGTATTTACCCAGAGCGGCGGACTTGCTAGGTACGTCATGGAGCACGCTAGTGCCGGTATGATCGGAGTCAATATCGGTGTGCCGGTTCCACGCGAGCCATTTTCATTTGGCGGCTGGAATGATTCGCGATTTGGCGCAAACGATATTACGGGCAAAGCTCGATCGAATTTTGGACAAGACTGAAAAAAGACGACGACCAAATGGAACCCCGAGGCGGGTGTCAATTGGATGAGCTAGTTGAAGTCACGATATTGAAAGTAAGAAGTTCAACGGAGAAAAGAATTGACCAAGCTGAAACTGATAATAATCGCTGGATTCTGTGCGGTTGCTCTGGCCATTGTGGTGCCGGTGGGAAAGACACAAACCAAAGTTGAGACAGCTGGCCAGAAATTCAAGAGCATCAAGGTATTGAACGATATGCCGGCCGACCAAATGGGCAAGGTAATGAATATGATCTCGGCCAGCCTGGGCGTGGACTGTAAGTTCTGTCACGCATCGAACGACGGCGACTATGAAAAAGAGGGCTTTGAGCACAAGGATACGGGCGCAAGATGATGAAGATGGTCTTCGATCTGAACAAAACTCAGTTCGACGGCCGTCCGGAGATCAATTGCAATTCATGCCATAACGGCAGATCGCACCCGCAGCCGTCATTTCCGCTTTCAGCTGCAAAAACAACCGATGCAAGGCCGAAACAACCTGAAGTCAAACCCACGGCCGACGAGATCTTAGCGAAATATGAAATAGCTCTCGGTGGTAAAGATAGGATAGCTAAGATCACATCGCGAGAGATCAAAGCAAGTCGAGCCGAACCGGACGGCAAGACCGTAGAACCGGAGGAGATATTTCAAAAAGGGAACAGGTTCCGTTCCGATACCATTTACGGTAAATATGTGGTGAGCGAGATCTTCGACGGAGTGGATTATTTGAAGTTCGGCGGAGAAGTCAAAATTGACCTGAAGGCCGACGAATTGGAGCAGGGCAAACGTGAAGCCCAGTTGTTTGGGAATCCGAGTATCAAAACGATATATGCTACGCTCGAATTTCGATTTCTAGATAGGATAGACGGTCGCGATGTACATATGATCTTGGCAACGACTGCCGATAAAAAACGCGAGCGCCTTTATTTCGATGCGGTCTCGGGACTGCTCGTGCGTCGAGTGGCGTCGAGCCCGACCGTTTTTGGCAACCATGTTTTTCAAGTAGATTATCAGGACTATAAGGATTTCGGCGGTGTTAAGCTGCCAACGACCATCAAGTATGCGATGCCGCAGATCCAGTGGACCCGGAAGATAACAGACGTAAAAATCAACCCGGCTATCAATGCTTCCAAATTTGCGATACCTGCGAAATAAACCTAGTGAGGATAAATTGTAATGTCTAGGATAGTAAAATGCGGGCTTATTCAGGCCCACAACGTCGCACCGACCGATGCTCCGATACCAGAGATCCGAAAGGCCAATCTCGATCATCAAATGAGTATGGTCGAGGACGCTGCACGTCAGGGCGTGCAGATGCTCTGTTTTCAAGAGATCTTCACGACGCCGTATTTCTGTGCGGAACAGACCACTCGCTGGTACGAGGCAGTCGAGCGGATTCCAGACGGGCCGACCGTAAAACTGATGCAGGAAGTCGCGAAACAGTATGGAATGGTGCTGATCGTGC from Acidobacteriota bacterium includes the following:
- a CDS encoding RNA-directed DNA polymerase — its product is MSIPQLSIVSVNDLAQRLRIDPKKLRHIAAHAGDYYKPFKQRKKPKPFAKKSKPAKVREIDNPSELLKTIQRRICDNLLCGVPWPEHVFGGIKERNTVKNAKLHLGNEKLVTIDIRSYFPSISNKVIYDIWFRFLGCGSEVSAMLTQLTTFRRRLPQGAPTSTALANLVLISIDGELVEFCRQNSITYTTWVDDLAFSGENAELALEKAISSLRRAGLRVARNKVKVMRGSKPQILMNQTLNNSMGVNKIYRSNVRSAINKLVTHPPLNLKEQFASINSKIRYVDTINKNQARALTKNLNSTLNRIKNSSLSPYTKAI
- a CDS encoding CoA-acylating methylmalonate-semialdehyde dehydrogenase, coding for MKYQRVKNFYNGEFVDSSSSEDLDVISPLDGNLLSTVPMSTVDELNAAVASAKHAFESWSKLPIKERVQVFFQYRNLLERNSDELTALISEENGKTWDEAKAEVDKSIELTEFACSMPQLVSNEVLEVSRGVECRIEHFPVGVVASIAPFNFPLMVPNWTMPNALVLGNTMIMKPSELVPLSVLRMAQLLKDAGLPDGVFNVINGGKEIVEGICAHEDIEAVSFVGSTKVAKLVYQQSTNALKRCIALGGAKNHLFVLPDANPSMTASNVTASMSGCAGQRCMAASAMLAVGNVDSIIDQICVEARKIVPGQNLGAVISQAAKERIEGYISEAERDGAKILVDGRNAVVSGKEGGTYVGPTVIDFVTPEMSVANEEIFGPVISIMRTETLDEAIKIENANPYGNAAAVFTQSGGLARYVMEHASAGMIGVNIGVPVPREPFSFGGWNDSRFGANDITGKARSNFGQD
- a CDS encoding GNAT family N-acetyltransferase; the protein is MKYIDRIFSQKLERTEARANADFVDTRARLTPESGAAWIEVGGAYAMFDGAESPLTQTFGLGIFEDATAEHLDEIEAFFREREAPVFHEVSPMTDPSLMTLLGERGYRPVELTSVMYRELSSDVARRERRPELKTRVITPDEVELWARTSADAWRTEHEALGEFMFNFGSVSAQCSGASPYIAELEGRAIATGMLFIYDDICMLAGASTLPDERNQGAQTALLEDRLDFAASNGCKLAIMGTAPGSQSQRNAQKNGF
- a CDS encoding helix-turn-helix transcriptional regulator; protein product: MDFGKALRVARAISGMQQAEVAEKSGLDASYVSLIESGKRRPGPEAIASLSSALEMPVSLFKMLATERGDVKGEKAEDLRSLASALAELLLKPKVS